In the genome of Streptomyces globosus, one region contains:
- a CDS encoding carotenoid oxygenase family protein produces the protein MTAKPYLTGHYAPVADETTATGLTVEGSLPPELTGRLIRNSHNPKPGITPTHWFKGSGMVHGIRLREGRAEWYRNRWVHTPALDGAPYMTEHGPDLTASTAGTHVIEHGGRLLALCESALPFELTPELETVGAFDWNGRLTSAMTAHPKEDPATGELHFFASSPLPPFLIHHVSSPDGTVLRSQEVPGATAALKHDFALTERHVVFLEGSVAFDPSERSGIPYAWSDEQPARIGVMPRGEGGASHIRWFDLEPGYAMHLANAYEDASGRIVVEGPAVGRRGWQRSWNWWTGAPDRGAEPNSGARATRWTADLRTGRVTQEHTDDLTVEFPTINDAYTGREHRYQYALSFPDDLGDGTHALVKYDRATGARQTKPFGTGRLPSEAVFVPAGPGGDEDAGYLLTVVGDLNSDSSRLLVLDASDLDLPPVAAVHLPRRVPAMIHGSWIPDTAL, from the coding sequence ATGACCGCCAAGCCGTACCTCACCGGCCACTACGCCCCCGTCGCCGACGAGACCACCGCCACCGGGCTCACCGTCGAAGGCAGCCTGCCGCCCGAGCTGACGGGCCGCCTCATCCGCAACAGCCACAACCCGAAGCCCGGCATCACCCCCACCCACTGGTTCAAGGGCAGCGGAATGGTCCACGGGATCCGCCTCCGCGAGGGCCGCGCCGAGTGGTACCGCAACCGCTGGGTCCACACCCCCGCCCTCGACGGCGCGCCCTACATGACCGAGCACGGACCCGACCTCACCGCCAGCACCGCCGGCACCCACGTCATCGAGCACGGCGGCCGCCTCCTGGCCCTGTGCGAGTCCGCCCTGCCCTTCGAGCTGACGCCCGAGCTGGAGACCGTGGGCGCCTTCGACTGGAACGGCAGGCTCACCTCCGCGATGACCGCGCACCCCAAGGAGGACCCGGCCACCGGCGAACTCCACTTCTTCGCCTCCTCACCCCTCCCGCCGTTCCTGATCCACCACGTCTCCTCACCGGACGGGACGGTGCTGCGCAGCCAGGAGGTGCCGGGCGCGACCGCCGCGCTCAAGCACGACTTCGCCCTCACCGAGCGCCACGTCGTCTTCCTGGAGGGATCGGTCGCCTTCGACCCCTCCGAGCGCTCGGGAATCCCGTACGCCTGGAGCGACGAGCAGCCCGCCCGGATCGGTGTGATGCCGCGGGGCGAGGGCGGGGCCTCGCACATCCGGTGGTTCGACCTGGAACCCGGCTACGCCATGCACCTCGCCAACGCCTACGAGGACGCCTCCGGCCGCATCGTCGTCGAGGGCCCGGCCGTCGGCCGCCGCGGCTGGCAGCGCTCCTGGAACTGGTGGACCGGCGCCCCGGACCGCGGCGCCGAGCCCAACTCGGGTGCCCGCGCGACCCGCTGGACCGCCGACCTGCGCACCGGCCGCGTCACCCAGGAGCACACCGACGACCTGACCGTCGAGTTCCCGACCATCAACGACGCGTACACCGGCCGCGAGCACCGGTACCAGTACGCCCTGTCCTTCCCCGACGACCTCGGCGACGGCACCCACGCCCTGGTGAAGTACGACCGCGCCACCGGCGCCCGCCAGACCAAGCCGTTCGGCACGGGCCGGCTGCCCAGCGAGGCCGTGTTCGTCCCCGCCGGCCCGGGCGGTGACGAGGACGCCGGGTACCTCCTGACCGTCGTCGGCGACCTCAACTCCGACAGCTCCCGCCTCCTGGTCCTCGACGCCTCGGACCTGGACCTGCCGCCGGTCGCCGCGGTCCACCTCCCGCGGCGCGTCCCGGCCATGATCCACGGCTCCTGGATCCCCGACACCGCCCTGTGA
- a CDS encoding MFS transporter: protein MPHAAGGRYPLAVLSAGQFVVVLSTSVVNVALPQIRDGAGLSDTGMSWVVNAYGLAFGALLLLGGRAADLAGARRVLTAGLGLFAVASVAAGLADTAGVLIAARTAQGVGAAAAAPAGLALVVRFHPPGSARARALAVWGAVSGAGGAAGVLLGGVLAEVLGWPWIFHACGLGAALVLGATLRRVPADPAPPLGAAVRPRPDLLGAFAVTASAASLVHGVTAVRTHGPADPYVLGPLAAAVLLFLLFLYAERRHPAPLVPPGLLRRGLVAPANLLSALVGAVWVGLFFHLPLLQQEVLGFGPLAAGLAQLPLAAATMLGSWLAPRSARRLGPHRNLAAALLAQAAGFAWLALLSTPATGPAALTGPTALIGLGLGAAFVQLTGAAVGGVPPADSGVAGGLVNTTRQLGGAVGLALTGTLAAAVTGGDPAAGPAVLADGHRAAFLLAAATAAAAAALTPLLFRRDPAGTRPDPAPDHTADHTAEGARR, encoded by the coding sequence ATGCCGCACGCCGCCGGTGGCAGGTACCCGCTCGCCGTGCTCTCCGCAGGGCAGTTCGTCGTCGTCCTCAGCACCTCCGTCGTCAACGTCGCCCTCCCGCAGATCCGGGACGGCGCGGGACTGTCCGACACCGGCATGTCCTGGGTGGTCAACGCCTACGGCCTCGCCTTCGGCGCCCTGCTGCTCCTCGGCGGCCGGGCCGCCGACCTGGCCGGCGCCCGCCGGGTCCTGACCGCCGGCCTGGGCCTCTTCGCCGTCGCCTCCGTGGCTGCCGGACTCGCCGACACGGCAGGGGTGCTCATCGCCGCCCGCACCGCGCAGGGCGTCGGCGCCGCCGCGGCCGCCCCCGCCGGCCTCGCCCTCGTCGTCCGGTTCCACCCGCCCGGCAGCGCCCGGGCCCGTGCCCTGGCCGTGTGGGGAGCAGTCTCCGGGGCGGGCGGTGCGGCCGGTGTGCTGCTCGGCGGCGTCCTGGCCGAGGTGCTGGGCTGGCCCTGGATCTTCCACGCCTGCGGCCTCGGCGCGGCCCTCGTCCTCGGCGCCACGCTCCGCCGCGTCCCCGCCGACCCGGCCCCTCCGCTCGGGGCCGCGGTCCGGCCCCGCCCCGACCTCCTCGGCGCCTTCGCCGTCACCGCCTCCGCTGCCTCCCTCGTCCACGGCGTCACCGCCGTCCGCACCCACGGCCCCGCCGACCCGTACGTCCTCGGGCCGCTCGCCGCCGCCGTGCTCCTCTTCCTCCTGTTCCTGTACGCCGAGCGCCGGCACCCGGCGCCGCTCGTGCCGCCGGGGCTGCTGCGCCGGGGGCTCGTCGCCCCCGCCAACCTCCTGAGCGCCCTGGTCGGCGCCGTCTGGGTCGGACTGTTCTTCCACCTGCCGCTGCTCCAGCAGGAGGTCCTCGGCTTTGGCCCCCTGGCCGCGGGCCTCGCCCAACTCCCGCTCGCCGCCGCCACCATGCTGGGATCCTGGCTGGCCCCGCGGTCGGCCCGCCGACTGGGCCCGCACCGGAACCTCGCCGCGGCCCTCCTCGCCCAGGCGGCCGGATTCGCCTGGCTCGCGCTCCTCAGCACGCCGGCCACCGGCCCGGCGGCCCTGACCGGCCCGACCGCGCTCATCGGCCTCGGACTCGGCGCGGCCTTCGTCCAGCTCACCGGCGCGGCGGTCGGCGGTGTCCCCCCGGCCGACTCCGGGGTGGCCGGAGGGCTCGTCAACACCACCCGCCAGCTCGGCGGCGCCGTGGGCCTGGCCCTGACGGGCACCCTGGCCGCCGCCGTCACCGGCGGCGACCCCGCCGCCGGCCCCGCAGTCCTCGCCGACGGCCACCGCGCCGCCTTCCTGCTGGCCGCCGCCACCGCCGCCGCGGCCGCGGCCCTCACCCCGCTGCTCTTCCGCCGCGACCCGGCCGGCACCCGCCCGGACCCGGCGCCCGACCACACCGCCGACCACACCGCCGAAGGAGCCCGCCGTTGA
- a CDS encoding SDR family NAD(P)-dependent oxidoreductase encodes MPHALVTGATSGIGAAFAEQLAAAGYDLTLVARDPDRLARTADALRRSHAVRVSVLAADLAADEGLARVADRAAAEPLDLLVNNAGFAHPAGFLRVPAADEVRMLRVHCEAVLRLTHAALPGMNARGRGGIVNVSSLWAFFPRSTYGASKAWINAFSRSLSDARIARPGVRVMALCPGYVPTALHERSGRDTSSIPRVMWTGADSVVRTALRDLERGRTVCVPGAPNKALVVLGRLAGQRFAGRVLQRLGSRPPRPAP; translated from the coding sequence ATGCCCCACGCCCTCGTCACCGGCGCCACCTCCGGGATCGGCGCGGCCTTCGCCGAGCAGTTGGCCGCCGCCGGGTACGACCTGACGCTGGTCGCCCGCGACCCGGACCGGCTGGCCCGTACGGCCGACGCCCTGCGCCGCAGCCACGCGGTCCGCGTCAGCGTGCTCGCCGCCGACCTCGCGGCGGACGAGGGCTTGGCGCGCGTCGCGGACCGGGCGGCGGCGGAGCCGCTCGACCTCCTGGTGAACAACGCCGGGTTCGCGCACCCGGCCGGCTTCCTGCGCGTGCCGGCGGCCGACGAGGTGCGCATGCTGCGCGTGCACTGCGAGGCGGTGCTGCGGCTCACCCATGCCGCCCTGCCCGGCATGAACGCACGCGGCCGCGGCGGGATCGTCAACGTCTCCTCCCTGTGGGCGTTCTTCCCGCGCAGTACGTACGGGGCGTCGAAGGCCTGGATCAACGCCTTCAGCCGGAGCCTCTCCGACGCGCGGATCGCCCGTCCGGGCGTGCGCGTCATGGCGCTCTGCCCGGGCTACGTCCCCACCGCGCTCCACGAGCGCTCGGGCCGCGACACCTCCTCGATCCCCCGCGTGATGTGGACCGGCGCGGACTCCGTCGTCCGGACGGCGCTGCGCGACCTGGAGCGGGGCCGGACCGTCTGTGTGCCCGGCGCCCCCAACAAGGCCCTGGTGGTCCTCGGCCGCCTGGCCGGACAACGCTTCGCCGGCCGCGTCCTCCAGCGCCTCGGCTCCCGCCCGCCCCGCCCGGCCCCGTGA
- a CDS encoding SRPBCC family protein: MNPQSPARRHTATVDESAPAVVRLTAIVRAPLDRLWDLHTDIAAWPAWNPGISRAEPAGPLAVGTVFHWHTHGLDITSTVLEAVPGRRLVWGGPAHGIDGIHAWTFEDAGDGTVAVRTEESWSGPPVDADPDAARHALRESLGLWLAALKAAAERP; the protein is encoded by the coding sequence TTGAACCCGCAGAGCCCCGCCCGCCGCCACACAGCCACCGTGGACGAGTCCGCGCCCGCCGTCGTCCGGCTCACCGCCATCGTCCGCGCACCCCTCGACCGCCTCTGGGACCTGCACACCGACATCGCCGCCTGGCCCGCCTGGAACCCCGGCATCAGCCGCGCGGAGCCCGCCGGCCCGCTCGCCGTCGGAACCGTCTTCCACTGGCACACCCACGGACTTGACATCACCTCCACCGTCCTGGAGGCGGTTCCCGGCCGGCGCCTCGTCTGGGGCGGCCCCGCCCACGGCATCGACGGCATCCACGCCTGGACCTTCGAGGACGCGGGCGACGGCACGGTCGCCGTCCGCACCGAGGAGTCCTGGAGCGGGCCCCCCGTCGACGCCGACCCCGACGCCGCCCGCCACGCCCTCCGCGAGTCCCTCGGACTCTGGCTCGCCGCCCTCAAGGCGGCCGCGGAACGCCCCTGA
- a CDS encoding cytochrome P450 family protein, with product MDLQAELLEHPYSAYEKLRDAAPVCRITGTDGMPAWLVTRYDDVRAALADPRLSLDKAHANEGSYRGLSLPPALDANLLNMDPPDHTRIRKLVSRAFTPRRTEQLRAPIRATADRLLDDLGPAGTADFVAAYAAPLPVIVICDLLGIPEDRRLDFRAWTDTLIAPDPSRPRAAKEAVVSMLSFLTELIGHKRSRPADDLLSDLIAVRDSDGDRLGEDELMSLAFLILFAGYENTVQLIGNAVHALLEHPAQLELLRRDPARLPAAVEEFARYEGPALLAIRRFPTEDVTIAGVTVPAGETVLLSLSAANRDPARFSRPDILDTGRDTSGHLALGHGIHYCLGAPLARAETEIALAALLERFPVLEAAGAPRRRPSLRARGLAELPVRYAAEAALPV from the coding sequence ATGGATCTTCAGGCCGAACTGCTCGAACACCCCTACTCCGCCTACGAGAAGCTGCGGGACGCTGCGCCCGTCTGCCGGATCACCGGCACCGACGGCATGCCGGCCTGGCTCGTCACCCGGTACGACGACGTGCGCGCCGCACTCGCCGACCCGCGGCTGTCACTGGACAAGGCCCACGCCAACGAGGGCAGCTACCGCGGGCTTTCCCTTCCGCCGGCCCTCGACGCCAACCTCCTCAACATGGATCCGCCCGACCACACCCGCATCCGCAAGCTCGTGAGCCGCGCCTTCACCCCGCGCCGCACCGAGCAGTTGCGCGCGCCGATCCGCGCGACAGCGGACCGGCTCCTCGACGACCTCGGCCCCGCCGGTACGGCCGACTTCGTCGCCGCGTACGCCGCGCCGCTGCCCGTGATCGTCATCTGCGACCTGCTCGGCATCCCCGAGGACCGCCGCCTCGACTTCCGCGCCTGGACCGACACCCTGATCGCCCCCGACCCGAGCCGGCCCCGCGCCGCGAAGGAGGCGGTGGTGTCGATGCTCAGCTTCCTCACCGAGCTGATCGGCCACAAGCGCAGCCGCCCCGCCGACGACCTCCTCTCCGACCTGATCGCCGTACGCGACTCCGACGGCGACCGGCTCGGCGAGGACGAGCTGATGTCCCTCGCCTTCCTCATCCTCTTCGCCGGCTACGAGAACACCGTCCAGCTCATCGGCAACGCCGTCCACGCCCTCCTGGAACACCCCGCACAGCTGGAGCTGCTCCGCCGGGACCCCGCGCGGCTCCCGGCCGCCGTCGAGGAGTTCGCCCGCTACGAGGGGCCCGCGCTGCTCGCCATCCGCCGCTTCCCGACCGAGGACGTCACCATCGCCGGGGTCACCGTCCCGGCCGGGGAGACCGTCCTGCTGTCCCTCTCGGCAGCCAACCGCGACCCGGCCCGCTTCTCCCGCCCCGACATCCTCGACACCGGCCGCGACACCTCCGGGCACCTCGCCCTGGGCCACGGCATCCACTACTGCCTCGGCGCTCCCCTGGCCCGCGCGGAGACCGAGATCGCGCTGGCCGCCCTCCTGGAGCGCTTCCCCGTCCTCGAAGCCGCGGGCGCCCCGCGCCGACGCCCGTCGCTGCGCGCCCGCGGACTGGCCGAACTGCCCGTCCGGTACGCCGCCGAGGCAGCCCTTCCCGTCTGA